The Ruminococcaceae bacterium R-25 DNA segment ACCGTATGATGCCTTCACAGCAGCCTTCAGAATATCTGGCTACTCTGCCCGAACCTGTCGTTAACTGCTTCAAGGCATATGGCGTAGGAAACTACGTTGAAATGATAGGTTCTGAGCAAAAAGATATGGGCGCATGGTATCCGCTCTGGACATGGTCCAATGCTATTGTCGGAGACCAGCCGTATGCAAAAGCTTGGACCGATATTACCAGGTGCAAGAGAGACATGCTCCCTGAAGTTGTTATGGCCAAGAATTTTGAAGACGCTTGGGGAAATTATGAAAAAGCTTACAAAGACTGTAACCCTGACGCTTTCCTTAAAGAAGCCCAGGCAGAAATAAACAGAAGAATGAAGTAAGGAGATCTGTTATGAAGTACTTAAAGAATGCATTATGCGCGGCAATGGTTTTCGTCATGCTCTTATGCCTCACAAGCTGTGGAACATCCAGGCTCGATCACAAAAAGCTTGCCCAGTTCCTCGATAAGCAGGACATTGATGAGTGTGAAGACATTGATGATTACACAAAGATCTACGGCAAGATGAAAAAGGGCAGCGAAGGCTTTATCTCTGTAGAAGGCAAAGAAGCCCAGAAGGTTTACAATAAGATATTTAACCGCTTAAACCAGTATTCCAAATATGATATATCCTACGCTACAGCCGCTTATATCTACGATTCAGACGGATTAAATTATCTGTTCATGTTTACTTTCGAGGACGAAAAAGATGCTGAAAAGTTCTATAAGAAGCTCAATAAGCAGATCGACGATCCCGATGAAGAAGGCGAGGAAAAGGGCTTAAGCTTCACTTTGGCAAATCAGAAGAAGAGTACCAAGAAGAGCTATATCACAGGCATCTATCTTGAAAAGAATACAGTATTGTTCTTAAAGGGCACCACATCTGACGAAGACTTCGCAGACGATCTTTGCGCAGAGTTCAAGATCCCGTCACCGTTCGACGCATAAACTGTGTTTCGTTTTTCGTGAAACAAAAAGTGAAACAAGATAATTCAACAAAAAAGGGCTTTCATTAATCTGAAAGCCCTTTATTATTTCTTACTGTTCGTCTAAGTATTTCTTGACCGTATCCGGTGCAGGACCGCCTATCAGTTTTCTGCCTTCGACACAGGTCTTAAGTGATATCGCATCATAAACATCTTCTTCGAAAGCTGGGGAGAATTCTTTGAGCTTATCGAGAGATACATCGAGGAGCGAAATTCCGTTTTCGATGCAGTAATGAACGAGCTTACCTGAGATCGCATGTGTCTCGCGGAAAGGAAGTCCCTTTTTAACGAGATAGTCAGCAAGGTCCGTAGCATTTGTAAAGCCACCTAATGCAGCTGCTTCCATGTTGTCCTTGCGGATCGTCATTGTCTTGATCATGCCGGTGAAGGGAGGAAGTACTGCCTTGATAGTCTCAATGCAGTCAAACATTGCTTCCTGAACTTCCTGCATATCCTTGTTATATGTAAGAGGCAGGCCCTTCATGATTACGAGCAAGGAAATAAGGTCGCCGTAAACACGGCCGGTCTTACCTCGTGTAAGCTCGGCTACGTCAGGATTCTTTTTCTGAGGCATCATGGATGAGCCTGTAGAATAAGCATCGTCTAATTCATAGAATTTGAATTCCTGTGATGCATAGAGGATTATCTCTTCGCTCATACGTGAGAGGTGCATCATGAGAATTGAGCATGCAGAAGCAAATTCGATTGCAAAGTCTCTGTCAGCAACACCATCAAGAGAGCAGAGCGTAACGCCATTCATTCCGAGCTGTTCAGCTACGAACTCACGGTCAAGAGGATATGTTGTTCCTGCAAGAGCGCCTGAACCCAAAGGAGAAACGTTTGCACGGTCCTTTGCGGCATTCAGACGGTCGATATCACGCTTAAACATTTCGATATAAGCTGAAAGATAATGAGCATATGTGATAGGCTGCGCTCTCTGAAGATGAGTATAGCCGGGCATATATGTCTCAGTATTTGCTTTCGCGATATCAACGAGAACAGTGATAAGTTCATCCATAAGCTCTATGATCTCGCCGGCTTCATCTACCATATAAAGACGCTGGTCCAAAGCGACCTGGTCATTTCTGGAGCGTCCCGTATGAAGGCGCTTACCGGCATCGCCGATGCGGTTTGTGAGCTCTTCTTCGATAAACATGTGGATATCTTCGGCATCGGAATCGAAAGTAAGCTTGCCTGATTCGATATCTTCCTTGATCGAGAGAAGTCCGCTCTTTATGTCTTCAGCATCTTTTTCAGAAATGACGCCCTGCTTTGCGAGCATCTGTGAATGAGCTATTGAACCTTCGATATCCTGACTGTACATCTTGCAGTCAAAAGGAAGGGAAGAGTTATAGTCGTTAACTTCTTTGTCAGTAGCCTTTTCGAAGCGTCCTGCCCACATTTTCTTTGCCATAAGTTACTCCTTTACATAATCAGGATCTATTCTGATGAGATCAGTCAGAGCCTTGTTCCTGTAGTTCAGATCTTCACGAAGAGTAAAGCCCTGTGATTCCCAGAAAGCGTTGCCGCCTTCATTCTTTTTAAATGCGACAAGAAGGACCTTGGTAATGCCTTCTTCTTTCAGAGCATTAAGCGAGAGTTCAACGAGCTTTTGTCCGATGCCTTCACGCCTGTGATCAGGTGAAACGCATGCATGCTGTATGATTCCGCGCCTGCCGTCGTGTCCACATAATATTACACCAACAACCTTTTGCTCACAAACGGCAACAAAGGAGGTAGTGGGATTTCGCTTTAAGTACTTTTCGATTCCTTCTTTTGAATCGTCCTTGTTATTCAATCCGTTGCCGCATTCGATCCAGAGATCGTAAGCCTGCCGGTAATCATCGATCGTCATGAGCCTGTAAGTGATCTGCATTGTTAAACCTCCTTTTATGGTGTGTAGAACTCTTTTAGATATAGAACCCTTCTCGTGATGTATCGAATACAATTGAAATTGAGGTCATTTCGATACACTAGTCAATTTGATTGTATCGAAAACTCAAAAGTAAGAGCTGTTTTCGATACATTTTCGCGAATTTGTATCGAAAACATGTATATTTGCCCCCATTTCGATACACTCTAATCTCGTACTGTATCGAAAACGAGGAAAAACACTTCAATTTCGATACAAATAAAAGAGGGGATCGGCTGACCGACCCCCTCAAGATTATTAATCCAAATTTATCAGAGAAGTCCGTTCTTCTGCTTCATCTTAGCATTAACTTTCATAGGGAGACCAAAGCAGTTGATGAATCCGCCTGCATCAGCCTGGTTGTAAACGTCATCAGCCTCGAAAGTAGCGATCTCAGGATCGTAGAGGGAGAAGGGTGATGTTGTGCCTGCAGGAGTGCAGTTGCCCTTGTAGAGCTTCATCTTAACTTCACCTGTAACAACTTCCTGTGTCTTATCAACGAAAGCTGAAAGAGCCTCTCTAAGAGGGTGGAACCACTGACCATAGTAAACGAGTTCAGAGAACTTCTGTGCAACGAGATCCTTATAGTGGATAGTGTCACGCTCAACTGTTAAGAGCTCGAGTTCACGGTGTGCAGCGAAGAGTAATGTTCCGCCGGGAGTCTCATAAACGCCACGGCTCTTCATGCCTACGAGACGGTTCTCAACGATGTCTGCGATACCTACGCCGTTAGCTGCAGCAACCTTGTTGCAGTATCTGAGAAGGTCAGCAGGAGAGAGCTTCTGTCCGTCAACTTCTACAGGGATACCCTTTTCGAACTTGATAGTTACATATGTAGGAGTATCGGGTGCCTTTTCAGGGGAAACCATGAGCTCCAAGATCTTGTCGAGGTTAGGCTCATTAGCAGGATCCTCAAGATCCATACCTTCGTGAGAGAGGTGCCAGAGGTTCTCGTCCTTGGAATAGTTGTTTTCCTTTGTAACAGGAACGTCGATTCCACGAGCCTGAGCGTAGTCGATCTCTTCGTCACGGGACTTGATATCCCAGATTCTCCAAGGAGCGAGGATCTTCATGTCAGGATCGAGAGCCTTGATGGAGAGCTCAAATCTTACCTGGTCGTTGCCCTTACCGGTGCAGCCGTGAACGATCGTTGTGCATCCGTTTGCGTGAGCTGCTTCAACGAAGTGCTTAGCGATAACAGGACGAGCCATGGATGTACCGAGAAGGTACTTGCCTTCATAAACTGCATTAGCCTTAAGAGTAGGGTATACGAAGTCAGAAACGAATTCGTCTGTGATGTCTTCGATAATGCACTTGATAGCGCCGCACTTAAGAGCTTTCTTTTCGAGATAGTCGTGATCAACACCTACGCCTACTTCGCCGCAATAAGCAACTACTTCGCAGTCATAGTGCTCAAGGAGCCACGGAATGATGATAGAAGTATCAAGTCCGCCGGAATAAGCCAGTAAGAATTTTTCTTTTGCCATAAGGCACCTCCGATTTATGAATATTTATGCATAACTTTGTATAAACTTCGCATATCATACACTTGCTTACTAAACAAGTCAACACACAAATTTTAATCTCGGCTCTTTATAAAAGCAAATAAGAATAAAGATTTATTTTTTGTGCATGTTTTCATTATTACCGTTTTGTAAAAAAGCCTGATTATGTATACAATCTTATGTGGCATAATATGCAATTAAATATTTCTCAAGGGGATCTAAGACTCTAATGGCTTATCCGTTAATGGAACATCTTATCGGCAAAGGCTTTCTTTATTGCGGCAAATATTACAGAGTCAGTTCCGAATTGACCGAATCTCTCCAGAAACCCGTAGATATCAGAATATATTATGAAACCATAAGAGTAAAAGACGGGGTTCTTTTATTCGTTGAAGACCATCTTCAAAGGCTCGTAAATTCTGTTAAGGGTCTGGAAAACTTCCCGGTCAACACGTCAAAGATCTTATCTGAAGCATACAGCTTCATTGATATGGACGGCATAAGGGACGGCTCAATAAGAATAGTTCTTACAAAAGAAGCATTACTTATACATCAGGCTGATATCACTCTGCCTTCAGCTGAGCATTTCGAAAAAGGCATCAACACAAGCATTCTTAACTGGGAGAGAAAAACTCCCAACTTAAAGATATTCAGGGGCGATTACAAGACCACTGTTAATGAGAAGTTTAAAGAAGAAAATGAACACGGTCTGCCTTTCGAGCTCGTATTAACGGATAACGAAGGCAAACTCTACGAAGGCTCAATGTCCAATCTCTTTGTTATCAGAGACGGTAAAGTCTATTCGGCACCTGATTCAAAGATCCTTATAGGTATTACCAGAAAGAGGGTAATGACTGCATTGGAGCGCTCTGGCTTAGAACTTCAGATCGGAACATTTAAGCCTGAAGAATTAGATCCTGCAAAAGACGCTGTATTTGTATCCAGCACGCCTTTTGACATCCTGCCTGTAAGGTATATGGACGGATATGAATTCAAATCATCCGATAACGAAGTTTTGAAGATGATCTCTAAGATGTATCAGGAATATACATCTGAATATATAGACGCTGCAAAGCGCGCTTTGAACGGATAACTATTTGGAGGTGGTATAAATGGAAGCTAAACAGGGAAAGATTTCGGTAACTACCGAGAATATTTTTCCGGTTATCAGACAATGGCTCTATGAAGATAAGGATATCTTCGTAAGAGAATTAGTATCAAACTGTGCGGATGCAATCGCTAAGCACAGAAGGCTCGTCGAGCTCGGCAAGGCTGAGAAGGATCCCGACAACAAAGATTACAAGATCACTGTTACTTACGATGATGATAACAAGACGATCTCATTTGAAGATAACGGTATCGGCATGACCGAAAATGAGGTCGAAAAGTACATCAACCAGATCGCATTTTCTGGCGCGCTGGATTTCGTTACCAAGTACCAGCAGGAATCAACAGATAAGACCGGCATAATCGGTCACTTCGGTCTTGGTTTCTATTCTGCATTTATGGTAGCTGACGAAGTTACTATCAATACAAAGAGTTTCATCGAAGATTCCGAGCCTGTCATCTGGAAGTCCAATGACGGTATGGATTATGAGATCCTGCCTTCAGATAAGAAGGAGAGAGGCACCATCATCACATTAAAGCTCTCTGAAGATGCAATCAAGATCTTTGATTCTGCTACTCTCAGAATGACGATCAGAAAGTACTGCTATTTCGCACCGGCAGATATCTTCTTCGTTGATACCAAGTCTGACAGACTCCACGAAGAGGCTGAAGAAAAGAGAAAGAAGGAGGCAGAAGAGAAGGGCGAGACATTTACACCTACACCGGTATCTTATGTTCCTGTAAACAACAAGTCACCTCTCTGGACAAAGAAGCCCTCTGAGTGCACAGAGTCTGAATATAAGCAGTTCTATCATTCAGTATTTAATGACGGCCGTGATCCTTTGTTCTGGATCCACCTTAATATGGATTATCCTTTCACACTGCAGGGTATCCTTTATTTCCCTAAGACAGACAATATCTATCAGTCACTTGAGGGAAGAATCAAGATCTATAACCACCAGATCTTCGTTGCAGATAATATCGAAGAGATCATTCCTGATTTCTTGTTCTTACTGCAGGGCTGCCTTGATTGTTCAGACCTCCCGCTCAACGTTTCACGTTCGGCGCTCCAGCAGGATGAATACGTAAAGAAGCTTTCCGGACACATCATTAAGAAAGTTTCCGATAAGCTCAATGATCTTTTCAAGAAGCAGAGAGAAGATTTCGAAAAGTATTGGTCTGACATCTCCGTATTTGTTAAGTACGGCATGATGAAGGAAGAAAAATTCTACGAGAAGGTTGAATCTATCTGCCTTTTTAAGACTGTTGACGGCACTTTCAAGACAATGGAAGAACTTACTTCCGAAGATAAAAAGACAATCAGATATACTACTGATCCCAAGGCTCAGGCCGCTTATGTCGAGATGAGCAAGAATGACGGCTTCGAAGTAGTCGTAATGGATCATGAGATCGACAATAACTTCATGTCTTATATGGAGATGAAGAAGCCTGACTACAAGTTCAAGCGTGTTGACTCTGAGCTTTCCGGCAAGGAATCTGATGAAGAGACCAAGAACAAGTTAAAGGACTTCTTCAGAAGCGCAGTAGGTAATGAGAAGCTCACAGTTTTCGCGCAGGAGATGGGAAAAGACAATCTCCCGGCTCTCATTAGAGAAGCTGAACATAACAGAAGAATGAAGGAAATGCGCGCACAATATGAGAGAATGATGTCAGCAATGGGCAACATGACTGAAGAAGAACTGGCAGACATGTTCCCTGAGACTGAAGAGCTCGTCGTTAATACCGACAGCCCTCTCATCACAAAACTTGAAGCCCTTGAATCTATGGGCACAAAGAAGGAAGAAGCAGACCGCTTGGCTCAGCACATCTACGATCAGGCTAAGCTCGCACACGGATCTCTTGATTCAGCAGGACTTGAGAGATTCTTAAAGTACAACACCGAATTGCTCTCCAAGAGCGCCGATAATCTGTAATTAATTTTCACAAGGAGAAACCTTATGAACGAGAATGATGTAAGACGAGTACTGTCAGAGAAAAAAGAAGGCTTTAACGTTGAAGCTGGCGGAATCCTTCACGATGTTAAATACGATCTTAATGTCGCAGGCATCGAAAAAGTCCGTGTTATCAACCGCTACGACGTTTCGGGCGTTACGGACGAAGAGTTCGCTAATGCCAAGCCCGTTGTATTCAGCGAGCCCCCGGTAGATATCCTCTACGATGAGACTGTTGATCTTTCAGATGCAGCATATGTTCTCATCATTGAGTCACTCCCCGGCCAGTACGACCAGAGAGCAGATTCTGCAGCACAGTGTATCCAGTTCATGACCGCGAAAGAAAGACCTATCGTAAAGTGCGCTAAGATCGTTGCTTTCTACGGCTCAGTTTCCGATGAGGAAAAGGATAAGATCAAGGGCTACCTCATCAATCCCGTTGAGGCTAGAGAAGCATCCGCAGAAAAGCCTGCAACACTTATTGATAAGTACGACATTCCTACTACAGTTCCCAATGTTGACGGCTTCCTTGATATGTCCGATGAGGATCTTGAAGCTTTAAGAAAGTCCATGGGACTTGCAATGAGTTTTAGCGATATCAAGTTCGTTCAGGATTTCTTTAAGGAGCAGGGAAGAGTACCTACAGTTACTGAGATCCGTGTTCTTGATACATACTGGTCTGACCACTGCCGTCACACAACATTCCTTACAAACCTTACAGACATTAAGTTTGAAGGCGACGACGAGCTCACAGCAGAGATCAAGGAAACATACAAGGATTACCTCGCAACAAGAGAAGATGTTTACGGCGAGAGGATTTCCAAGAAGCCTATCTGCCTCATGGACATCGGTACTATCGCAGGCAAGAAGCTCAAGAAAGACGGCAAGCTCGCTGACCTGGACGAATCTGAAGAGATCAATGCATGCTCCATTAAGGTAAGAATTGAAGTCGACGGTAAGCCTGAAGATTATATCTTCATGTTCAAGAATGAGACACATAACCATCCTACTGAGATCGAACCTTTCGGTGGTGCTGCAACATGTCTGGGCGGCGCTATCAGAGACCCGCTCTCAGGAAGATCTTATGTATATCAGGCAATGAGAGTAACAGGTGCGGGCGATCCTACTGTACCTGTTGAACTTACACTTAAGGGTAAGCTCTCCCAGAAGAAGCTCTGCAGAACAGCTGCAGCAGGTTATTCTTCATACGGTAACCAGATCGGTCTTGCTACAGGCCTCGTTGATGAAGTTTACCATCCCGGTTATATCGCAAAGAGAATGGAGATCGGTGCCGTTGTAGGTGCTGCTCCTGCTTCTAATATCGTAAGAGAAAGACCTCAGGCAGGCGATATCGTTGTTCTCCTGGGCGGCAGAACAGGACGTGACGGAATCGGCGGCGCTACAGGTTCATCCAAGGCTCACGACACACAGTCCGTTGTAACATGCGGCTCAGAAGTACAGAAGGGTAATCCTCCGACAGAAAGAAAGCTCCAGAGACTTTTCAGAGATCCTGAAGTTACAAGACTCATCATCAGATGTAATGACTTCGGTGCAGGCGGCGTATCAGTTGCAATCGGCGAGCTTGCTGAAGGCCTTTCGATCAATCTTGATGCAGTTCCGAAGAAGTATGATGGTCTTGACGGTACTGAGATCGCTATCTCAGAGTCACAGGAGAGAATGGCTGTTGTAGTTCATCCCGCTGACCTTGATAAGTTCATGGCAGCAGCAGCTAAGGAAAACCTCGAAGCTACAGTTGTTGCTGAGGTTACTGCAGAGCCTGTCATGAAGATGGTATGGAACGGCAATACGATCGTTGATCTCCCCAGAAGCTTCATCGATACAAACGGCGCTACTCAGTATGCTGAAGCTGATGTTGTACCGCAGGGCACAGGCGAGTTCCTTGATACACCTGCAAACGGCTTTGTTGCAGGCAACTTCGCTGAAAGCCTTAAGGGAACACTCAATTCACTTGAAGGCGCTTCAAGAAAGGGCCTTATCCAGAGATTCGACTCTTCGATCGGCGCTGCTACAGTCGTATGGCCTTACGGCGGTAAGATGCAGAATTCACCTGAGGAAGGTATGGCTGCAAAGATCCCGTTAGATCACGGCACTACACATGACTGTTCAGTAATGACATATGGTTTCGATCCTTACTACATGGAATGGAATCCTTATGCAGGCGCTTACCATTCAGTAGTTGAGTCACTTTTGAAGCTCCTCGCTATGGGCGTTGATCCTCTGAAGGCAAGACTCACATTCCAGGAATATTTCGAGAGAATGGGCAGCAACGAATCATGGGGCAAGCCTCTTTCAGCACTCTTAGGCGCTTACAAGGCTCAGCTCGATTTCGGCACAGCTGCAATCGGCGGTAAGGACTCAATGTCCGGTACATTTAACGATATCCACGTACCTCCGACGCTCGTATCTTTTGCTGTAGGAATGTCCACAACAGATAAGGTCATCACAGCTACACTTACAGGCAAGGGCCAGAAACTCTACCTCATCAAGTGCGCAAGAGACGGCAAGGGTTCTTACAAGAAGGACCACGTCTTAAGAGTTATCAAGGCAGTTAAGGAGCTCTTAGACAGAGGCGAGATCAAGAACGCAGCAGTAGTAAAGAGCGCAGGTGTTGCAGCAAGAGTTGCACAGATGTGCTTCGGTAACAAGCTCGGTTTCGATTTCTCTGACAAGCTTACAGAAGCTGATCTCTTCTCCAAGACATTAGGTTCTATCATCGTAGCTATCCCTGCAGACGGCAATGCTGTTGATAAGGTTGAGATGGCCGGCGGTAAGTTCCTTGGTACAACAAACGATACAGGCGACTTCACGTTTGCAGGCGCTTCCGTATCCGGCAAGGATGCTGTAGAAGCTTATGAAGGCAAGCTCGAAAGGATCTTCCCTACAGTTGCTAAATCTGCTGAGATGCCTTTTGCAATCGATGTTTATACAGCAGACGAACCCAAGAAGGCTGCTCCCGGCGTTCTCAAGGGTGCTAAGCCGAAGGTAATCATTCCTGTTTTCCCGGGCAACAACTGCGAGATCGACTCTGCAAGAGCTTTCGAGAGAGCAGGCGCTGATGCTGAAGTATTCGTAATCAGAAACAGAAACCAGAATGATATCAACGAGTCATTCGCAGAACTTGCTGCAAAGATCCGTGAAGCAAACATCATGATGATCCCCGGTGGCTTTTCTGCAGGTGACGAACCTGAGGGTTCCGGTAAGTTCATTACAGCTTCTCTCAGAAACAGCGGTATCGCAGATGCTATTTCTGATCTCCTCGATAACAGAGACGGTCTTGCTCTCGGTATCTGCAACGGCTTCCAGGCTCTTATCAAGTTAGGTCTTGTACCTTTCGGCAAGATCTGCGACATGACACCTGACAGCCCTACGCTTACATTCAATAACATCGGCAGACATCAGAATGTATATGCAAGAACAAAGATCATGACTAACAAGAGCCCCTGGCTCTCACTCTGTGAACCCGGCGAGATCTATGATATCCCGCTCTCACACGGTGAAGGTAAGTTCGTAGCATCTGAAGACATAGTAAGAAAGCTTGCTGCAAACGGCCAGATCGCAACCTGCTACGTTGATCTTGACGGCAACTATGCTTCCGACACACAGTTCAACCCCAATGGTTCAATCTGTGCTATCGAAGGTATCACATCCCCCGACGGACGCGTTCTCGGTAAGATGGGTCATACAGAAAGATATGAATCTGATCTTACAAAGAACATTCCTGGCAATAAGTACCAGAAGATCTTTGAGTCCGGCGTAGCTTACTTCCTGTAATTCTCAAAAGTTCGAAAACACTCTTGCTTAGATGAACAGAGAGAACATTAAACAAATAATGCAGTCAGAAGGAATTCTGCCCCAATCTAAATTCGGGCAGAATTTCCTTTGTGATGAAGAAATAATCAGCCGCATAGTAGACCTTTGTGAGATAAAAAGGGAAGATACAGTAGTTGAGATCGGCCCCGGCTTAGGTAGCATCACATATCCTATGTCTGAGCTTACTGATTACTTATCCTGCATCGAGATAGACAGAGGACTTGCTGTATATTTACAAGCAAATCTGCCGGGCATAAACGTGATAAACAAGGACTTCCTTAAGGTCGACAGCAAAGTCATGAAACAAGCCGACGTAGTCGTAAGTAATATTCCGTATTACGTTATGACTGATATCATGAAAAAGCTCTTTTCGGAGTTTTCCACGGCGCGCAAGATGGTCTTCATGGTAGAAGATGAAGCGATAGCCAGGATTGATTGTGAGCCCAGATCAAAGCAGTACGGACCTTTATCGATATTAGGAAGCCTTTATGGCGGTTACTGCTTTGAGTTCAAAGTTCCTCATACGGCATTTGTTCCTCAGCCTCACACGACATCTGCAGTTATCAGCTTTACGAGAAAAGAGTCAGCAGATATCTTATGTCCGGAATTCGTAAAGTTCTTAAACACTGCATTTTCGCAGAGAAGAAAGCTTTTAAAGAAGAACCTGTCTTCATATAACGGGCTTGATAAGGCTTTTATTGAACTGGGAATCAGTGAATCTTCCAGGGCAGAAGAGCTCTCGCCTAATGAGTTTGCTTTATTATTTAAAGCCCTTAAACAATAAAGTGTTATAATATATCAACTTCTAATATTGCGGAGGTCCACAATGAGGAAATCTAATTCCAGCTTACTTGGCAAATATTCAGACGGCTCTTACAAGCGTAAGGGTAAGAAGGATCAGCCCGCAATCGTAGAATATAAGCAGCTTTACAAAGGTGAGATCAAGGCCAAGACCGTTACCGAGAAGAAATATATTACTCTCGATGAGAAGATCAAGGCGAGAACCAAGCCTGCTAATGAAGATGACAATTCCAAGGAAGAGAGCGCACAGATCACGATCGGCGGCGTTCAGTATCTCGTAAGAAGCGGCGATGCAGGATATGACCACATGATGAAGGTCGGAAAGCTCGCTGATGAGATCTATGTAGAAACCAAGAAGAACAACCCGTATATCGCTACGAATAAGACCGCAATAATGTCTCTTTTTGAAGCCTGCGACCAGCTGATCGCATTAAGAGCAGAGAATAATGCCCTTAAGACAGAGCTTACATATTACAAAGTCAAAGCCAATGAATATGCAAAAGAGAGAAGACCTGACATCAAGCCCACTCCGATGGAAGAACTGGCTGATAAGGTCAACGAAGGATTATTCGAGCATTTGAAGAAGAAAGATGACAAATAATCGTATTGAACTTTTAGCTCCTGCAGGCAACCTTGAAATAC contains these protein-coding regions:
- a CDS encoding argininosuccinate lyase, with the translated sequence MAKKMWAGRFEKATDKEVNDYNSSLPFDCKMYSQDIEGSIAHSQMLAKQGVISEKDAEDIKSGLLSIKEDIESGKLTFDSDAEDIHMFIEEELTNRIGDAGKRLHTGRSRNDQVALDQRLYMVDEAGEIIELMDELITVLVDIAKANTETYMPGYTHLQRAQPITYAHYLSAYIEMFKRDIDRLNAAKDRANVSPLGSGALAGTTYPLDREFVAEQLGMNGVTLCSLDGVADRDFAIEFASACSILMMHLSRMSEEIILYASQEFKFYELDDAYSTGSSMMPQKKNPDVAELTRGKTGRVYGDLISLLVIMKGLPLTYNKDMQEVQEAMFDCIETIKAVLPPFTGMIKTMTIRKDNMEAAALGGFTNATDLADYLVKKGLPFRETHAISGKLVHYCIENGISLLDVSLDKLKEFSPAFEEDVYDAISLKTCVEGRKLIGGPAPDTVKKYLDEQ
- a CDS encoding ribosomal protein S18 acetylase RimI-like enzyme, with product MQITYRLMTIDDYRQAYDLWIECGNGLNNKDDSKEGIEKYLKRNPTTSFVAVCEQKVVGVILCGHDGRRGIIQHACVSPDHRREGIGQKLVELSLNALKEEGITKVLLVAFKKNEGGNAFWESQGFTLREDLNYRNKALTDLIRIDPDYVKE
- a CDS encoding argininosuccinate synthase, which encodes MAKEKFLLAYSGGLDTSIIIPWLLEHYDCEVVAYCGEVGVGVDHDYLEKKALKCGAIKCIIEDITDEFVSDFVYPTLKANAVYEGKYLLGTSMARPVIAKHFVEAAHANGCTTIVHGCTGKGNDQVRFELSIKALDPDMKILAPWRIWDIKSRDEEIDYAQARGIDVPVTKENNYSKDENLWHLSHEGMDLEDPANEPNLDKILELMVSPEKAPDTPTYVTIKFEKGIPVEVDGQKLSPADLLRYCNKVAAANGVGIADIVENRLVGMKSRGVYETPGGTLLFAAHRELELLTVERDTIHYKDLVAQKFSELVYYGQWFHPLREALSAFVDKTQEVVTGEVKMKLYKGNCTPAGTTSPFSLYDPEIATFEADDVYNQADAGGFINCFGLPMKVNAKMKQKNGLL
- a CDS encoding branched-chain amino acid aminotransferase → MAYPLMEHLIGKGFLYCGKYYRVSSELTESLQKPVDIRIYYETIRVKDGVLLFVEDHLQRLVNSVKGLENFPVNTSKILSEAYSFIDMDGIRDGSIRIVLTKEALLIHQADITLPSAEHFEKGINTSILNWERKTPNLKIFRGDYKTTVNEKFKEENEHGLPFELVLTDNEGKLYEGSMSNLFVIRDGKVYSAPDSKILIGITRKRVMTALERSGLELQIGTFKPEELDPAKDAVFVSSTPFDILPVRYMDGYEFKSSDNEVLKMISKMYQEYTSEYIDAAKRALNG
- a CDS encoding molecular chaperone HtpG, with the protein product MEAKQGKISVTTENIFPVIRQWLYEDKDIFVRELVSNCADAIAKHRRLVELGKAEKDPDNKDYKITVTYDDDNKTISFEDNGIGMTENEVEKYINQIAFSGALDFVTKYQQESTDKTGIIGHFGLGFYSAFMVADEVTINTKSFIEDSEPVIWKSNDGMDYEILPSDKKERGTIITLKLSEDAIKIFDSATLRMTIRKYCYFAPADIFFVDTKSDRLHEEAEEKRKKEAEEKGETFTPTPVSYVPVNNKSPLWTKKPSECTESEYKQFYHSVFNDGRDPLFWIHLNMDYPFTLQGILYFPKTDNIYQSLEGRIKIYNHQIFVADNIEEIIPDFLFLLQGCLDCSDLPLNVSRSALQQDEYVKKLSGHIIKKVSDKLNDLFKKQREDFEKYWSDISVFVKYGMMKEEKFYEKVESICLFKTVDGTFKTMEELTSEDKKTIRYTTDPKAQAAYVEMSKNDGFEVVVMDHEIDNNFMSYMEMKKPDYKFKRVDSELSGKESDEETKNKLKDFFRSAVGNEKLTVFAQEMGKDNLPALIREAEHNRRMKEMRAQYERMMSAMGNMTEEELADMFPETEELVVNTDSPLITKLEALESMGTKKEEADRLAQHIYDQAKLAHGSLDSAGLERFLKYNTELLSKSADNL